The following proteins are encoded in a genomic region of Nicotiana sylvestris chromosome 4, ASM39365v2, whole genome shotgun sequence:
- the LOC138890531 gene encoding uncharacterized protein, with protein MKILSEAYVPSNITGGEIANIVGQVLESHKITFHEDELPPKGLGHNKTLHITTQCEDHFITRILVDGGSSLNICPLVTLRTLGKGLHEINDGTISVKAFNGYQSITITYLDDEPMTVTCNETMRQTDIDSEEDEIPEEVVRKIWMDEEDAEKMAFITPWGMYYYRMMSFSLENAGATYMRAMTTIFHDMIHKEIKVYVNDVIIKSRKVADHMGDLRKFFNRLRRMDPLKYIFQKPMPTGKLAKWQILLSEFDIVYVTQKAVKGQAVADHLAENPIGGEYEPLKMYFPDEEIAFIGEDIAESYDGWRMFFDGAANFKGVGIGAVLVSETGQHYLVSAKLRFPCTNNMAEYEACILGLKLEIDMNIQELLVIGDSDLLIHQVREEWAIKNSKILPYLHHVQELRKRFRKTEFQHVPRIQNEFADALATLSSMIQHPDTNFIDPIQVKIHDQPAYCSHVEEEADGKPWFHDIREYLTMGEYPELANATQKRALRRLSNNFFHSGGVLYRRTPDMGLLRCVEAREATKLLEKVHAGTCGPHMNGFVLAKKILRAGYFWMTMETDCIQFIKLFTTTFGGTYSKDPRDYLDKCHEVLRNMGIMGTNRVDFATFSLSGSAKTWWRDYCLARLAGSPALIWDQFSHLFLEKFLPIN; from the exons ATGAAAAtactgagtgaagcttatgttcccAGCAACATAACAGGAGGCGAAATAGCAAATATAGTGGGGCaggtactggaaagccacaagatcaccttccacgaagatgaattACCACCAAAGGGGCTTGGTCACAACAAAACGTTGCACATCACTACACAATGCGAGGATCATTTTATCACCAGGATTCTAGTCGACGGGGgatccagcctcaatatttgtccattggtaactcTCAGGACATTGGGTAAGGGATTGCACGAGATCAATGACGGGACTATTAGTGTCAAAGCTTTTAATGGAtatcagag cattactattacatatcttgatgatgaaccaatgactgtgacttgcaacgagacaatgcgacaaacagacatagattcagaaGAGGACgaaataccagaagaggttgtcagAAAG atatggatggatgaagaagatgcagagaaaatggcattcatcacgccgtggggaatgtactattacagaATGATGTCGTTCAGTTTAGAGAATGCTggtgctacctacatgagagccatgaccacaatctttcatgatatgatacataaagagatcaaGGTGTATGTGAACGACGTCATCATTAAATCCAGGAAAGTTGCAGATCACATgggagatttgagaaaattcttcaacagactgagaag gatggatccattgaaatatatctttcagaagcccatgcctaccggcaagctcgccaagtggcagatacttttaagtgaatttgacattgtttatGTTACccagaaggcagtcaaaggacaagccgTGGCAGATCACCTCGCCGAGAATCCTATAGGGGGAGAATACGAACCTCTaaagatgtattttcctgatgaggagaTAGCCTTTAttggagaagacattgcagaatcctatgatggctggaggatgtttttcgacggagctgcaaatttcaaaggagttggtatAGGAGCGGTCttggtatcagaaaccggtcagcattacctagtatctgccaagctcagattcccgtgcaccaacaacatggctgagtacgaagcctgcatcttagggctcaagctggaaattgacatgaacattcaagaactATTAGTTATCGGAGATtcggacctactcatacatcaggtccgagaagaatgggcaataAAGAATTCCAAAATACTCCCCTATTTGCATCacgtacaggagttgaggaaaagattcagaaagacagaattccagcatgttcccagaatacagaatgagttcgccgatgcctTAGCCACTTTATCATCTATGATCCAGCATCCCGATACAAATTTTATTGACCCCATCCAGGTCAAGATTCATGACCAACCAGCTTATTGTTCTCACGTCGAGGAAGAAGCCGACGggaaaccttggttccacgatatcagagAATACTTGACAAtgggagaatacccagagcttgcCAATGCTACTCAGAAACGagcacttcggagattgtccaacaacttctttcacagcggaggagtcctgtacaggaggactcccgatatgggattattaagatgtgttgagGCAAGAGAAGCAACCAAACTATTGGAGAAAGTGCACGCAGGGacttgtggaccgcatatgaatggtttcgttttggcaaagaagatactccgagcagggtatttttggatgaccatggaaacagactgcatcca GTTCAtaaagcttttcactactacttttggtggtacatATTCTAAGGATCCCCGGGATTATTTGGACAAATGTCATGAGGTTCTGAGGAACATGGGGATTATGGGGACCAATAGGGTTGACTTTGCTACTTTTAGtctatctggatccgccaagacttggtggagagattattgtttggctagactagctgggtcaccagctttgatttgggatcagttctctcaccTATTCCTGGAAAAGTTTCTTCCTATCAAttag